The genomic DNA TGAGCGATTTCACCCGCTGCTTTTGCAATAGCTCTGCCGATCACATCAGTTGCAAGTAATTGGCGGGAACTGAAGAGTAAATCCCATCTGGTGATTCCGTAGATTGGCGCATTGAAGACGCCACTCATTAGTGGCAGCTCGATCGGTGCCAGTATCTTCTCCCGCTGAACATGATCAATTGCTATTGCCACCGCGTCGAGTTCTGGTTTCGACGGCGTGTGATAGAATTTTCCATCGTCTGATCGTGTTGCTACGACGAGAAGCTGGCTTGTGTCTGCACCACCCATCTGCTCCTTCATTTGTTCTCGCACACGCGCGACAGGAGTCGTGTAGGAACAACAAGGACATGTGACACTTCCACGCTGGATGGTTCCGCTTTTGACATCCTTTGCTTTTGCATTCTGAAGAACTTCGATGTCAACTCGCTTCTCTTCCACATTTTCGATGAGCCGAAGCGCGATTGATCGCCTACCTTGTTTGGCAATCCATAGTGAGCGAATCAATGGCACGGTCGCGCCGCAACCCGGACCCTCACACTTGATGGTTCTCGCCCACAAATAGGCAACGGGTGTCTCTCCGTTTGGCCCGGGTGGAAAATACTCGCTCAGTTCCTGAGCTGCTTCCTCTTTGATCCAATCGCCCCACTTGCGGACTTCATCTGCCAGTTTCTGGCCGTACTTCGGTATGTATTCCAGCACGACTTTGTTCAACAGAACAGGAATCGGATTCAAATCACTGGCAAACGCATCGCCGCCAACACGCAAGGCTTCCAGCGGAATCGAACCACCCCCAGCAAACGGGTCAACAACGAGTGGCCGCGTTCCCGGAACGCCGCCCAACGCCTCGTGAGCGGCCTGAGTCAACGCGCGGCTCGTCTCCAGATACGCTGGCACCGTGCTGTTGTCCCAGTTGGCAAAGTCGGCGATAAAATCAAGCAACGCCCCCTGCAACACTTGCTGATGAGCAGCATCGGTCGGATCAAGCGGCAACCCATCCTTTTCAGACTGAAGCAGCCCCTCCCAACGCCCCCGACTTTCGGGCGATGCGGTCGCTTGCAGTTGATGTCCCTCATCATTGATCCTGGCCGGAAACATGCGATGGGCAAACGCCATGAGCTGCGTGGCTGCCGCTTCCCGAAACGCAGGGGGGCAGAGTTCATCAGCCGGATCGGGCCACAACGAAGCACAAATCACCGCCCGACATGCCGCCAGCGGCCGCCGCGCCCACCAGATATGCAACGTCGAAATATGCCCATGCCGAATCGACTTCTCCCGCCGCGCATGCGCCGAGATACGAGCAATCGGAAGATCAACTTCAATGAGACGTTTAGGGTATTCATTCACAGCGTTGCAGCCTTTATTTGTTCTACGAGTGCAATTCGAACCGATTCAGGAATGCCTCGTAAATATGCGCGTGCGGAGACTGCCAGCAGTTCTGATCGATCCAGTACGCACTTCTGTTTCAATTCTTCAAAGTAATAATGATGAGATTTTGATTTATACTGGTCATCAAGCTCTTTGCACCTAATGTCGATGGCTCCCCAGTCAACCTTGAATTTGTCTTTGAACTCGTCTCGAAAACTCTTAGATGCAAAGATCTCCTTCTCTGGTGGCATCGTGCCAAACAACTTCAACATTCGCTTTTTCACATTGTCACCCTGGTCGCCGTCTCTTACTGCACAAATTGGCATCCGCTGTTCAACAAAAACATCAATCGTCTGCTGAATCTTGCTTGCATCACCGGCGATAACCACTTCGACCGTTTGAAGAAAATCTGTGTCGTGCATTCGCAGTAGTTCGATCACGATTGCCTTTGCGACGTCATCTTCTACCAGAATGTACAACGATCGGATTGCGAAATTGTCCATCATGCTCAGTGCTTGCCGGACACCAATGCCCGGAATCGGAACAATCCGGTCTCCCTCTCTCTTCAAATACACACGTGACTTTTGCGGTAGTGCCAGAAGCAAATATTCACTGTGAGAAGTTAGTAGGATCTGCAAATTCCGACGTGCGGCCACATTTACCAGGTATTTACCCAGCTCGAACTGGGCTGACGGATGGAGTGACGTCTCAGGCTCTTCCAGCAATATCAAGCTGTGAGGTTCTACTTCTTCAAGTTTCAGAACCATTGCGTAAAGACGAGCCTCGCCAGAGCCCATGTTTGATTCGGAATATGTAAAACCACCCTCGCGTTTTGCACTCAGCATCCGCGTGTGAGATCGCCCCCACTTCTTCCGCATAGCATTGACGTGGGCTGCGTCGTACTTGCACAAAAGAATTCTCGACACCCACTCTGATGCAATGTCGTTGACCTGAATCTTCGATCGGGAAGTGAATGTTCGATCTTGGACAAGCGACTTGAAGTAATCGTCGCGTTCCGCATGCGGGAGATAAAAGCCAACTCCAAGGTATACGACTCGCCTTTCGGGTTGGCGGTCATAGCCAGACCACGAGGAGCCAGAGCGTGACAGCGTTAGTAGTCGGTCGTCAGCTTTACCCGCAGAAGTTGGCCCCGCATAAGTAAACTCTACACTTGAATCATCTTCGAACGGTTTGTGATCGAGATTTCCTGCAAGAATAAAGGTGGAGACGTAGTATCGCCTTTTTGATGGAGATCCATAGGCTGCGGCCGCTAGTTGCAGAACTGTTGATTTTCCGGTTCCATTCACACCACAGAATGCAGTGATGGGGCTCTCGATTTCGACAAGCGTGTCTTTATGATTCCGAATTCCTTGAATTCGAATCTTTATGATTGCTTCTCCATAGTTCGAATGGCGTCGGTTTGGGAGAAACGTCGCTTGCAATTCCTCTCGATGATCAGTCACGTTTACCCTCACGACTCTCTTTGACAACGGCATCTGGCCCAATGCGGTAATGCTCCACTGCCATGACGGGTTGCCAACCCAGGCGGGCGGGATTCCTTACGATGTGCAGCTCCGGCGCGCCGGCACAGTTGAAGACGGCGTAGAGCCAGTAGTCGTTCTTCATCCGCTCGGCGGTCCGGTACTCATTCTCGCTGAGGGCGACGATGCCAACCCCCGCGCGGCCTTTGACTTCGATGAAGCGGACTTCGATGAACGTCTGTGGGTCTTCCGGATGCGGTCGACGAGAGATCAGATCGAATCCCCGATTCTCATCCTCCACACTTTCGACCACCCAGCCACGTTCTTCCTCATGGCGGGTAGCGACTTCAATCGCGATCCGCTCGATCTCATCATCCCGCACCATTGGGGCGAAATCGGGATTGCTGCGATCGGGATGAGGAGTGACCCATGCCCGTCCAAGATGGTGGATGTCCGAGATGGAACTGTGCCGTTCGAGTTCCAGTTCCTGTCGGCGGGTTTCGAGTCGATTGTTGAGGTTATCGAGATGCTGCTCGGCTTGGGCGATCAAACCATCGAGTCCCTGGACAGTCTGGCCTTCGATCTGACGATTGAGGTATTCGGCCAGCGTGTGCTGCCCCCGGTCGATGAGAGCATTGAGGCTGATCTCGACATGCCGTTCGATCCGTCGAACTTCTCCCTGCCGATCGGCGGCAACTTCCTCTCCCCACGGCTCCAGAGTGTGCTCGTATAGAAACTGTTCGACTACCTGCCGATCGGGGAGTGTGACCGCGTCGCTCGGACCAGTCGCACCTGCCGGAGCGGGTGCGACATCGAGCAGGATTGTCGGTTCGTGGATTTTCATTTCCCCACTGAGGGCCGTTTCCACCGCAAACAAGCGGCGATGCAACGTGCGGCCACGACCATCCTTCACGGAAGCAGCAAAGACGTCGATCAACGCCGGGTCATCGCGATGCAAGTCATAAAACACGGCCCCTCGATGCAGATGATCTTCCGTCCGCCGCAGAATGTCGCAGCGAACCACCTCGAAGAGCGGATGGCCGGGGGTGACCCATTCTAATGTTGGGGCATCGCGCAGCCGTTCTTTGTCGAACACTACCTGCTTGTATTCTCGTCCGAGCCTGCCGAAGCGTTCTTCCTGGGCATCACCGATTGGAAGCAGGTTGCGTGGCGTTTTGCCGACGCGGTAGACGTGGCTGTTCTTCCCCGTTTCCTTGGCCCGCATTCCGCACTCGGGGGCGGCATCAACAAAAAACTGTTCGATGACTTCGGGAACCAGCCGCCGTTCTCTGGCTTCCGCACTTTTACCAACCATCGCGGAGAGATTGAGTTCCTTTTTGGCCAACCCTTCGAGTGTTGATTCCGTAATGACACGAAACTTTTCCGGGCTGACATCGCGGACGATACGGTCCTCTATCTTGTGGACGTCGGTCTGCCGGGCGTACATGTCCCGAAGCAGGCGTTCGAGTTGGTTCGATGGAAAGACTTCGCCAACGACATCGAAGACTTGATCAGAACCGAGGTCGTTGCGAATTTCCGCCAGCCGATCGAGCAGCTTGCGGAGGACTCGCCCTTCGCGTGTGTTCTGTGCGACGAAGTTGAAGACGAGGCAGTCTTTGTCCTGGCCGTAACGGTGAATACGTCCGACCCGCTGTTCAAGCCGAACCGGGTTCCAGGGGATGTCGAAGTTGATCATCAACCAACAGAACTGCAAGTTGATCCCTTCGCCAGCTGCCTCTGTCGCCACGAGCACCTGGCAGCTCTCTTTGAACTCCCGTTCTGCGTAAATCCGGGTGCCTGGAGTGTCTCGGTCACCGATTTTCATCCCGCCGTGAATCTGCGTGGTAGTCAGTCCCCACTCGATCAGTTTGCCGAGCGGACGACCGTCCTTGCCGTCACCAACCAGAAAGTCGAGAGTGTCTTTGTGTTCGGTAAAGATCAGCAGTTTCATCTGCGGATCGTCGAAGATGCCTTCCTGATTGAGGACGGCCCGCAGCTTCGTCAGCTTGGTTTGATCGTCACGATCTTCGAGTTGAAGGGCTTGCGTGACCAGGTTGCCCAAACTGGCGATTTCTTCCCGAAGGACAACGGGATCGACGGACAGCACTTCGTTTTCGAGTTGATCAACAATCTGCTGTTGCTCTTCGGCATCGAGGTCGTCGAAGTCTTCTGGCATCTTCTTCTGAATCTGTTCCTGCCGGTACGCTTCGGGATCGGCAAGAATCTTCTCGCGACGAACCTTCATACGTTCGAGACTGCGTCGAACAGCATAGATTGACGAAGCCATCCGTCGCTGGAGCATGGCCATCGTGAAACCAACCGCTCGTCCCCGAGCCGACTGATCCTGAGCAGCAGCAAAGGACTGATCTTCCACGAATCGGGTCAGGTCGTCGTAAAACTCCAGTTCGTCACCGTCGAGATCGAACGTCGCACTGCGTACTTCACGCTTCGTAAACAGTTTGTGGACATCCCCCGTTTCCGGATCGGGAAAAGTTACCAGAGCCTCTTTGGTACGTCGGAGGTAGAACGGGGCCTCCTGTTCCCGCATTGCCTGTTCAAGACTCTGGATACTTCCGTATACATCTGAATCGAGCAGAGCGAGGAACCGTCTGAAGTGATCTGGATCGCCTTTGTGTGGCGTGGCCGTCATCAGCAGGAAGTGGTCTGTCATACTTGAGAGCGACTCGCCCAGTCGATAGGCGTACGTCTTATGGTCTTCGCTCCTCGCACTCATTTTGTGAGCTTCGTCAACGATGACCAAATCCCAGCGAGACCGCAGCAGGCTTTCGCGAGCATCCTCCACGATGGAAGCCCAAGAGACGGAAGTCACCGCCTGATCGCAATCCTGCCAAGGGTTCTGTCCATAGTTCTCTCGGAGGACAGTACCACGGATCACCTTGAAGCTCTCGCGGAACTTGTCGGACATCTCCCGTTGCCACTGAAACGTCAGATTCGCCGGACAAACGATCAGTACTCGACGAACCAGACCACGAGCCTTCAGCTCTTTGAGCAGCAGCCCGGCCATGATTGTCTTACCGGCACCGGGATCGTCGGCCAGCAGGAAACGGATGCGGGGAAGACGCAGAAAATAGCTATAAACGGCTTCGAGCTGGTGCGGCAATGGATCGACACGTGCGATCGAGAGCGAGAAAAACGGATCGTATTCGTAAGCCAGTCCCAGTCGATGGGCTTCAACCCCGAGCCGGAACATACGAGCATCGCCATTGAATGGCTCTCGTTCAGCCGACACCCGCAACTGCGCCAACTGTGCAGAAGTAAGAACGGGATCGTGTGTCATCCCGCTATTTCGGCCTCGGCCAATGACCTTGAGTGAAGTGCCCATCGGCATAGTGGCCAAAACCTCGATCGGCTCTGGCAATGTCGGCCCGGTAACGATACTGCCGATTCGGATTTGATTTACGACTGTCATTGACGTTCTTGCCCGTAGGTTATTACTTGGCCTTATGCTTCTCTCTTGTGGCTGACTCCGCTGTTTCACGAAGGAAGTCCTCCAAGTCGGATCGTTTGAACAATCGGTAACCGTTGGCGGGATTGCGGTGGCAAGGAATTTTGCCAGATTCTCCGTACTTTCTCAGGGTCGTCTGCGAGACGCCGAGAATCTCCGCAGCCTCGGCGGTCTTTACGTAATCATTCAGTTTTTCCATCGCTTAGTACCTTCGATGCGTGGCAGAAACGGCCCCGTTCGATCATGACACAGTCTAGCAAAGTCTACACCCCATCGGTAGCGGACGGAGCATTAGTCTATGCGCCAGGTTGGACACGATCTGTCCAACCTGGACCGGCTGGTTGCTGAATTGGAGCAAAAAACGCGGCAAGTACCTTGATGCCCCTGGCATAGCTCTGGGAACTCGCTTCTCAGGCTCTCGCTGCCCCGTGCGAACCGACTTTGACCGGTTCGTGCGGGGTTTTTCTCGTTTCGGGGCCGGTGGTCGGTCCTGCGTTTGTTTTCTGTAACTCGGAGGATCAAGCCTTGTCGCACATCGTTTCGATTCAAACAGAAGTTCGTGATCCTGTCGCCATTCGGTCGGCGTGTGATCGACTCAAGCTGCCAGAGCCGGTCTTTGGTCAGGTGAAGCTGTTCAGCAACTCGGCAACAGGCTGGGCTGTGCAGTTGCCGGAGTGGCGGTATCCGGTTGTGGCCGACGTCAACACCGGCAAGCTCGCCTACGACAATTACAACGGTCGCTGGGGTGAGCAAAAGCAGCTCGATCGGTTCCTTCAGGGATATGCGGTCGAGAAAGCCAAGATCGAAGCCCGCAAGAAAGGACACTCGGTTATCGAGCAGCCTCTGGAAGATGGCTCGATCAAGCTGACCGTGAGCGTCGGAGGTGCTGCATGAGCAAGACCATCGAAATCACCGTCCTGCCCAATGGGCAGACCAAAGTGGAAACCAAAGGCTTCGTCGGCTCGGAGTGTCGACAGGCCAGTCAGTTCATCGAGAAGGCGCTGGGGCAGCAGACTGATGAAGTCCTCAAGGCTGAGTTTCATCAATCGGCCTCGCGTCAGCAGCCTGTGCAGGAAGGAGGTTGACCGTGATCAAAGTCCGACGCCGTGTCCTGCGCCCGCAAAGTTCTGACGCGGAATCCCGTCGTCACCAGCGAAGGCTTCAAAAGAAACAGGATCAACTCACCAAAGAGCGTGAATCCCTCAAACGCTGGATGTCGCGGTTGAAGCGAGCATTCCACGCGATGGAGAAGCTGCAATCCAAGATCGCTCGACTCGAACGACAGGTTGAGCAGCTTGAAGTCGAACCGACCGAGATCGCTCCCGAATAACAGCCCCATCTTTTTATTCAACACTCAACAGGAGTCTGTGTATGTCACTGACTGAACGGCTTGCTGAATACGTACGCGCGTGTTTCACCGGCATTTGGATTGAGAGCCACGAGCATCAAGATGCTCTGGTGGCGATCGCGCAGTTGTGTCGTCAGGAAGACTGGCGGCTCGCCACGTGGGACATCGAACAAGGACTGAAAGTCCCCGGTGCTGAGATCGAAGGAACAGGCAACGATCCGTTGGCAGCGATTCGCGCCGTCAACTCGCTGGTCACGCCGGACGGAACGGCAATCCTGGTACTTCAAAACTTCCACCGGTTCCTGCAATCGGCGGAGATCGTGCAGGCGATCGCCCAGCAGATTATCGCAGGCAAGCAGAACCGGACGATTCTCGTGGTGCTGGCTCCCGTCGTGCAGTTGCCGATCGAACTCGAAAAGTTGTTTGTCGTCGTCGAGCATGAACTCCCTGACCGTGAGCAACTGGGCGAGATCGCTCGCGGGATCGCGACCGAAGATTCCGAACTGCCGGACGGCCCGGAGCTGGAAACGGTTCTGGATGCCGCCGCCGGTTTGACTCGGATGGAAGCTGAGAACGCCTTCAGCCTGTCACTGGTTCGGCATGGTCGCGTGACGCCCGACGCAGTCTGGGAATTGAAAACTCAGACGTTGAAGAAATCGGGTTCACTCGAACTGCATCGAGGTCAGGATGACTTCAGCAGCCTCGGCGGATTGTCGGCATTGAAGTCGTTCTGCAAACGAGCACTGTTACAACCTAGCCGGGGAGATGAACGACGCCGACCGCGAGGCGTGCTATTGCTGTCACCGCCTGGTTGCGGCAAATCGCAGTTCTGCAAAGCGCTCGGTAAAGAAATTGGAAGACCTGTGCTGATTCTGGACGTCGGCAGTCTGATGGGGTCGCTCGTCGGGCAGTCGGAGGAACGAACTCGGCAGGCGCTGCACATTGTCGATGCGATGGCACCCTGCGTGTTGATGATCGACGAGATTGAGAAAGCCTTCGCCGGTGTGAACTGCAACGGTGACTCGGGCGTGTCGTCACGCATGTTCGGGACGTTCCTAAGCTGGCTCAACGATCACTCGTCAGACGTCTTTGTCGTCTGCACGGCGAATGATGTGTCCAGGCTCCCGCCTGAGTTCGGTCGCAGCGAGCGGTTCGATGGCATTTTCTTCCTTGACCTTCCCGCTCGTGAGGAGAAGGACGCGATCTGGAACATCTATCTGACGT from Thalassoglobus polymorphus includes the following:
- a CDS encoding ATP-dependent nuclease produces the protein MTDHREELQATFLPNRRHSNYGEAIIKIRIQGIRNHKDTLVEIESPITAFCGVNGTGKSTVLQLAAAAYGSPSKRRYYVSTFILAGNLDHKPFEDDSSVEFTYAGPTSAGKADDRLLTLSRSGSSWSGYDRQPERRVVYLGVGFYLPHAERDDYFKSLVQDRTFTSRSKIQVNDIASEWVSRILLCKYDAAHVNAMRKKWGRSHTRMLSAKREGGFTYSESNMGSGEARLYAMVLKLEEVEPHSLILLEEPETSLHPSAQFELGKYLVNVAARRNLQILLTSHSEYLLLALPQKSRVYLKREGDRIVPIPGIGVRQALSMMDNFAIRSLYILVEDDVAKAIVIELLRMHDTDFLQTVEVVIAGDASKIQQTIDVFVEQRMPICAVRDGDQGDNVKKRMLKLFGTMPPEKEIFASKSFRDEFKDKFKVDWGAIDIRCKELDDQYKSKSHHYYFEELKQKCVLDRSELLAVSARAYLRGIPESVRIALVEQIKAATL
- a CDS encoding protein NO VEIN domain-containing protein, translated to MTVVNQIRIGSIVTGPTLPEPIEVLATMPMGTSLKVIGRGRNSGMTHDPVLTSAQLAQLRVSAEREPFNGDARMFRLGVEAHRLGLAYEYDPFFSLSIARVDPLPHQLEAVYSYFLRLPRIRFLLADDPGAGKTIMAGLLLKELKARGLVRRVLIVCPANLTFQWQREMSDKFRESFKVIRGTVLRENYGQNPWQDCDQAVTSVSWASIVEDARESLLRSRWDLVIVDEAHKMSARSEDHKTYAYRLGESLSSMTDHFLLMTATPHKGDPDHFRRFLALLDSDVYGSIQSLEQAMREQEAPFYLRRTKEALVTFPDPETGDVHKLFTKREVRSATFDLDGDELEFYDDLTRFVEDQSFAAAQDQSARGRAVGFTMAMLQRRMASSIYAVRRSLERMKVRREKILADPEAYRQEQIQKKMPEDFDDLDAEEQQQIVDQLENEVLSVDPVVLREEIASLGNLVTQALQLEDRDDQTKLTKLRAVLNQEGIFDDPQMKLLIFTEHKDTLDFLVGDGKDGRPLGKLIEWGLTTTQIHGGMKIGDRDTPGTRIYAEREFKESCQVLVATEAAGEGINLQFCWLMINFDIPWNPVRLEQRVGRIHRYGQDKDCLVFNFVAQNTREGRVLRKLLDRLAEIRNDLGSDQVFDVVGEVFPSNQLERLLRDMYARQTDVHKIEDRIVRDVSPEKFRVITESTLEGLAKKELNLSAMVGKSAEARERRLVPEVIEQFFVDAAPECGMRAKETGKNSHVYRVGKTPRNLLPIGDAQEERFGRLGREYKQVVFDKERLRDAPTLEWVTPGHPLFEVVRCDILRRTEDHLHRGAVFYDLHRDDPALIDVFAASVKDGRGRTLHRRLFAVETALSGEMKIHEPTILLDVAPAPAGATGPSDAVTLPDRQVVEQFLYEHTLEPWGEEVAADRQGEVRRIERHVEISLNALIDRGQHTLAEYLNRQIEGQTVQGLDGLIAQAEQHLDNLNNRLETRRQELELERHSSISDIHHLGRAWVTPHPDRSNPDFAPMVRDDEIERIAIEVATRHEEERGWVVESVEDENRGFDLISRRPHPEDPQTFIEVRFIEVKGRAGVGIVALSENEYRTAERMKNDYWLYAVFNCAGAPELHIVRNPARLGWQPVMAVEHYRIGPDAVVKESREGKRD
- a CDS encoding MerR family transcriptional regulator — translated: MEKLNDYVKTAEAAEILGVSQTTLRKYGESGKIPCHRNPANGYRLFKRSDLEDFLRETAESATREKHKAK
- a CDS encoding DUF1257 domain-containing protein, yielding MSHIVSIQTEVRDPVAIRSACDRLKLPEPVFGQVKLFSNSATGWAVQLPEWRYPVVADVNTGKLAYDNYNGRWGEQKQLDRFLQGYAVEKAKIEARKKGHSVIEQPLEDGSIKLTVSVGGAA
- a CDS encoding DUF2997 domain-containing protein, which encodes MSKTIEITVLPNGQTKVETKGFVGSECRQASQFIEKALGQQTDEVLKAEFHQSASRQQPVQEGG
- a CDS encoding AAA family ATPase; translation: MSLTERLAEYVRACFTGIWIESHEHQDALVAIAQLCRQEDWRLATWDIEQGLKVPGAEIEGTGNDPLAAIRAVNSLVTPDGTAILVLQNFHRFLQSAEIVQAIAQQIIAGKQNRTILVVLAPVVQLPIELEKLFVVVEHELPDREQLGEIARGIATEDSELPDGPELETVLDAAAGLTRMEAENAFSLSLVRHGRVTPDAVWELKTQTLKKSGSLELHRGQDDFSSLGGLSALKSFCKRALLQPSRGDERRRPRGVLLLSPPGCGKSQFCKALGKEIGRPVLILDVGSLMGSLVGQSEERTRQALHIVDAMAPCVLMIDEIEKAFAGVNCNGDSGVSSRMFGTFLSWLNDHSSDVFVVCTANDVSRLPPEFGRSERFDGIFFLDLPAREEKDAIWNIYLTLFEIDRDQRMPDDNDWTGAEIKACCRLSALLDVPLVQAAQNVVPIAMTANESVDRLRKWASGRCLSANQPGIYESGKASKQRRRVSRNPSNN